The following nucleotide sequence is from Solanum dulcamara chromosome 7, daSolDulc1.2, whole genome shotgun sequence.
CAAGGCCATGGTTGCGAATGGGGTACCCGAAATGGATTCTCTAGTTTGTTTGCACAGAAGAAGAATCTCTTGAATCCATATTTCCTGCAAATGATTAGAGAAATTATCAGATTCAAGCACGATGTCGTAAGGTACTGATAGCTTATCTTCATATATCTGACTTCTTATCAGTAATCAATTCCATTTCATGTGAGTTCCATACTCAAATCATCACTCAACTATTCGAAATTACCTAGCTAGTAAATTCATGTTTCATTTGTTTGTGACAGAAAAGTCGCTTAATCATGTCTGTAACACTCAAAAGGTCATTcaattgtttcactttttttaCTCTACTAGTTTTGAGCATGTGCGTTGCACGTGTGTTCCACGTTAATTCGTGTAGACTCATTCAAATCATATATCTACATTCTATGAAACACATTCGTGTAATGAGTAATAAAAATTGTAACAATGAAAATTACAAGTTTATTTTGCAGAATAATCTAGGTGTTGAAGATGTAAAGGTGCTATCTCTATATATAGTTGTGTTGTTCTGCCACAAAAATCAAGGAAAAATGCTTAAATTACATCTCATCAGAGAGTTACTGTTAATAAAACCCTAATCAATGAATTGCTATCGAAAGATCAAATTTAAGTAGATTAAGACGTAGATGTGATAAAATCCGTGTTGGAGTATTCTGCTTTAATTTGACGATAATAGCTTgggaaaaagatgaggaaaCAATTTCAGGAACACTAAGCTTGTCAAGAGTAAGCTTCATGGGTCAATGTTTTACCTGAAGAagttggcataatacataattCCAGTTAATTTGTTATTGTTTGAGCACTTTGTTAATTTACTGATCTCATTAGAAATTTATAGCACAAAGCTTCTGTTTTGTTTTCTATATTTATGTGTCAAGGTAAGACTGCATACAATAGACCTTTGTGGTCggacccttccccggaccctgcgcatagcaggagctttagtgcaccgggctgccctttatgTGTCAAGGAAAGAGCTAATGAAGTTTATTTCATCAAGAATATGTTTCTGACTACATTGCAGTTACCTTGAAGCAGTTGACAATAATCTTGACATTGATCACAATGAAACATTAGGGCAATTTATTAAGTCACATGGCTATTCGGAGTTATTTCAGAAGGCTTATCTGGTGACACTACTGTTTATCGTAGATATTTAACTGATGTCAATACTTGTATTGGCCTTTTTGTTGTTCAACAAACTGTTCTTGCTATAAGCAATTCACTCGTGTTCCACAGATTCCAATATGTGCTTCAATCTTGTCCTGTCCCTTAGCAGGAGTATTGGGATTTTCTGCTTATTACATTCTTTTATTCTTCCGCGACCACCATCTTCTGCAGGTTTTTCCCTTCTTATCCACTATTCAATTACCGTAATTCGTGTGTATATTATAATTCAATTGTTATGTGTTTCCTGCAAGAGACTGAATTTGAATGCTTACATAGATCATTTTATTGTCCTTGTGCTTAAGAGTgcttttgtttctttcttttcagaTCTTTGATCTCCCTCAATTGTTCACTGTAAGATGGCGATCACAGACATATGTAAATAAGGTGATTTCTCATTCATAGATACCACAAAGTTTTTACTGTTTAACCTGAGCAAAAGTTCAGGCAATTTACCAATTCTCACTTTCTTGTATGATTTGTTAAGCATGTGTATCATTGATCCTTGAGAGTGATTTGATTAGGGCATCGAGTGCAGGTTAAGGAGGAGCTGGAGAAGAGAGGCTGCCAAATAAGAACTGGTTGTGAAGTAAATTCTGTATCATCAAATGAAGAAGGTGTAGCTTGGTTTTATATATGGATTCTCGCAAGAGTTTGTTGTGGAGTGCTTggtataatacataaacaaacaCTCAAACTTAGCCTCAGATGACATGTAATCACTCCAACTTTGAGTATGCACATCTAGACACCTCAATTTGGTCTCACAAAACGTTCCAATTCGTCCCTACCGTATCTCGTGGATACTCGACGCTGACGTGACAGATGTCTAGAtgattattttataagttggagTATTCAACTGATACAATAGAGACGAGTTGAAATGTCTAGATATGCATGCTCAAAGTTGAAGTGCTTACTTGTCAGCTGAGGTCAAGTTTGAGTGtctgtttatgtattatgccttgtTTCTTTTATCATAATAGTAGATAGGGATATATACATTGGAAAACGGATAGACTATTACCTAAGGGCAGTTTATTAAATGGAAAAACCCTGTCAATTTGTGTTGAAAATGGTTATTTGTAAAGGCAAAACCAGAAACGATGAAAATGGCTTTCATTGACATCCATTGGTGTTTTTTTTAGACTGTGGAGTTCGGGCCAGCATAGGCATATCTCGACTATTCTACCGGGTTCCTTCCACCTCCCACTAGCATAGATACTGGTTAGCTCTATCCACCAAGGTATAGggagatgaaaaaaaaaattatctagtGTTTTTGTCTCTGCTAGGATTTGAACTCTAATTTCCAAGGATTGCACTCACCTCATTGACCATTAGGCCACATCCTTGGTGCATATCCATTAGGTTTTTGTCCTTACTTTTCAAGTGATAGTGGTCTAGGTAGAGTTAATTTGGTGCTTACCCAAGGAAAAGGCTTCAATCAGCTATATTGTGTTACCATCACATAGCTACAAACAACTTGTCATTCTAagtgtaaaagaaaaaaacccTTGCAGGTTGTACCATAGTTTGCAATGATGGTGCCACAGAATTATATGATGAATGCATAATCGCTGCACATGCTCCAGATACTCTGAAAATCTTAGGCAAAGAGGCAACATATGATGAAACAAGAATACTGGGTGCTTTCCAGTATGTCTATAGGTACTTCCCTCCTCTCCTTTATTTGAACACCTTAGCTTGcttttctctttaattttacTTCTCCTGCTGCCTGGTTTGAAAGAAGTGAGTTGGTGGACTGGATTGTAGTCTTAATAAGATCTATGGTGTCAAATTGCGGAATCATTTTCTCTTCCTCTATGACAGTGATATTTTCCTTCATCGTGACAAAACATTCATGCCTCGCAACTTGGCAGCATGGAGTGCTTGTAACTTTCTTGGAACCATGAATGATAGATCATGTGTCACATATTGGCTCAATATAATGCAGGTGTGTTATTCAATTCAGTTATTTAGGAGCCTCCGTAGAAAATGTTCTTTAGTGGGAAGTCTTTCCTCTTGTAACTGCTCTCTTAATTTATGAGCTGTCTAAACTTACAGAATCTTGGAGACTCAAAGCTTCCTTATCTCGTGACCATCGATCCACCTCACAAACCGGAGCATACAATGCTTAAATGGACAACAGGCCAACCAGTCCCCTCATTTGCTGCATCAAAAGCTTCAAGTGAGCTACATCAAATCCAAGGGAAGAGAGGAATATGGTTTTGTGGAACATATCAAGGTATGAATCTCTTTTTATGGAGAGTTGCTTCAAGATAAATGTTCCTTTGTAACCTGCTATCGTGCATAGTTTGCTATTGGACTTCAACTATTCTCAATTTAGAGAATCAGTTCCTTTTAATGAAACTTGAAGAATTGCAGCACTCACTGGTGTCTAGGTTTATTCATGCCTTTTTTTCGCATAAGGTCAACGGAAAGTTACTGGTAACACCTGTAGCTTGAGTTGTTCCGACTTTAGTCTTTGCTTCACATAGACTTTATTTTCCGCTTTGTGTTTCACTGCTTATTGATGTATGTTTATTGAAATACATTCAGGCTATGGTTTCGATGAGGATAGACTAAAGGTAgtactacttcttctaataaaaGCTCAATAGAATTTAACTTGAAGTATCACCTTACTCTGAAAACAATTTGGATGATCGTCTACCTTTTGGTCCTCCGCAGGCaggtatggttgctgcagatgGCATGCTTAGAAGGAATTGTCGTATTCTGGACAATCCCAAGCACATGGTACCAACCTGGACTGAAACAGGAGCACGCCTCCTCGTTACTAGATTTCTCAAAAGTTTCATTGAAACTGGATTCATAATGTGAGTGATGATATGCATATCTAATTAAGCTCATATGCAAGTTGTAAACCATGTTGCATAACAAATTACGAGTGAATTCGTGATTTACTATACTTGTAGTCTTATATTACTCCTTCAATTATACATAGCTTCAGCATTGTCTTAATTATTCATGCTGAAAATGTTGGAATATTACTCGGAGATTTCTAAGTTCTTTCTTTCTAATAGTTGATGTCAGTTTAATAACTTTATATTTTTCGATATACAGCTTGTTGGAAGAAGGAGGTACAATTTTCACCTTCCAAGGAACAGATAGGAAATGTTCTCTCAAAGTTTTGCTTAGAATTCATAGTGCACAGTTTTACTGGAaggtaaatttaaattattttttgcctCGTTATCAATCGATTAGcctaaaaggaaaaattatttcCCAATCTAGACAAATTATGTGACATAGATAATCTCTTATAGGTTGCAGCTCAAGCTGACCTAGGCCTTGCTGATGCCTTTATTCATGGGGATTTCTCTTTTGTTGATAAGAATGAaggtcttcttaagcttctcatgGTGAGGAAATGATATGATATTTTTGTTAATTACTTTCGGTACTTAGCTTTCTGAATTTCTTTACAGATATTTGTTGCCAACAGAGATATGAAAGCATCTGTTAAAAGGTCTAGCAAGAAAAGGTAATAGTTTACTGAcctgaaataaataaatataaacttCTGTTCTCATGTTAAAGTTATTCTCACTTTGCATGTCTCTAGAGGTTGGTGGACACCATTGCTTTTTACAGCAGCACTGTCATCTGCAAAATATTTCATTGGACATTTTTCAAATCAGAACACCCTGACTCAGGCTCGTCGGAATATCTCTCGCCATTATGACCTGGTAATTGACTTGCATATTATATCACCCAAAGTATGTAGGGGATGTCAAGCCCCAGGGTTTTGGTTTAGTGGAAAGAGCACAGCCCATGATATGTGTGGGTTAGACCTGCCTCAGACTTAAGACTaatatttaagtggagaagggtagagCCGTAGAGGGCGGGTCCATTATCCACCAAGTTTGTGTATCATTGGTCCTCAGGGATTTTTCGGTTATGAAAAAAAAGGTATAATTCATAGATAGACACCTTAACTTGGCCTAACTGGCAATAAATACTCTGACTTTGAAAATGCACATCTAGACACCTCAATTCGTCCCCACTATGTCTCGTGGACGCCCGATACCGATGTGGCAGAAAATATTGGAGGTGTCTAGatgatcattttgtaagttGGTGGAGACGAGTTGAGGTATCTAGATATGCATTTTCAAAGTTGAAGTGTTTAGTTGTCCGTTGAGGCCAAGTAAAGAGGTCTATCTATGTATTATGCTCATGTAAGGAATGTCAAAGATCACTAGTGAAATGTGAAGTACTCAAACCTGCACATATTTGTTTTCAGAGTAATGAACTCTTCTCACTCTTTCTGGATGAGACAATGACATATTCATGTGCAATATTCAAGGTTAGCTTTCAAATTTAAATACTCGTACATTTCTTTTTCTCTTATCTCATTACATGGTGATCtagtttcttatttattctaGAGTGAGGATGAAGACCTGAAAGATGCACAACTGAGAAAGATACGTCGTCTCATTAGTAAGGTAAGTTATCAACTTAGTAAAACCCCCTCCTGTTTCTACACAAATTTCAAGCGTAATTTGATTTTGCTTCTATtctgtttaggcaaaaattagCGCAGAACATCACATTTTAGAGATTGGATTTGGTTGGGGAAGTTTGGCTATGGAAGTTGTCAAGCAAACAGGATGTAAATATACTGGTATAACTCTCTCCAAGCAGCAACTGGAGTATGCACAGTTGAGAGTTGAGCAAGCAGGCCTTCAGGTATAGTACATACAATGTCTATCATCATGGATTGACAAATTTTATACTGGTTTCCAGCCTACCACAACCCTCCTCCTTTATCTGGGCTTGGGACCGGCAATATGAGCAAAGCTTACACAGGCGAAGTTAGTACTTACAACTTACAATGTCTATGGAAGCTCAAAATTTTTATAGTTTGGAATTTCATTCTCATTTGTCTAGATGACATACATTTCATTCTTGTTGCTGCATATTTTGAGAACATTTGATGAGGATTTTCATCTATGAACCAACACAACAAAGAAGGAACCAACACACTTCATGAACTAAAcctctttttcattttcttgcTTGCCAAACTTCAATAGCTCCATAAAAAGCTTCATTGCGAATCAGGGATAATAAGGAGTCTGGGGAAGGGTTAGACCACAAGtgtctattgtacgcaaccttacccTGCATTTCTGCAAGAGGTTGTTTCCACAATACGAATCAGACCAGAGAAGTTGcaaaaaaattaacaatatGCTTCTTTATATGTTGTATTGCAACATATTTGTACTTGTAGGATTAACAGGAGAACACTATATGCTTAACACTTAAAGCAAAATTTGGGCAATTTCAGAGCTAGCGTTAtctattaatatttaaattgaatGAATCATTTTCACAGGATCAAATAA
It contains:
- the LOC129896457 gene encoding uncharacterized protein LOC129896457 yields the protein MKVAVVGAGVSGLISAYELAKAGIKVVIYEKEHYIGGTVTVDGVDLDLGFIIFNQVAYPNMMEFFECLGVDMDISDMSFSVSLDQGHGCEWGTRNGFSSLFAQKKNLLNPYFLQMIREIIRFKHDVVSYLEAVDNNLDIDHNETLGQFIKSHGYSELFQKAYLIPICASILSCPLAGVLGFSAYYILLFFRDHHLLQIFDLPQLFTVRWRSQTYVNKVKEELEKRGCQIRTGCEVNSVSSNEEGCTIVCNDGATELYDECIIAAHAPDTLKILGKEATYDETRILGAFQYVYSDIFLHRDKTFMPRNLAAWSACNFLGTMNDRSCVTYWLNIMQNLGDSKLPYLVTIDPPHKPEHTMLKWTTGQPVPSFAASKASSELHQIQGKRGIWFCGTYQGYGFDEDRLKAGMVAADGMLRRNCRILDNPKHMVPTWTETGARLLVTRFLKSFIETGFIILLEEGGTIFTFQGTDRKCSLKVLLRIHSAQFYWKVAAQADLGLADAFIHGDFSFVDKNEGLLKLLMIFVANRDMKASVKRSSKKRGWWTPLLFTAALSSAKYFIGHFSNQNTLTQARRNISRHYDLSNELFSLFLDETMTYSCAIFKSEDEDLKDAQLRKIRRLISKAKISAEHHILEIGFGWGSLAMEVVKQTGCKYTGITLSKQQLEYAQLRVEQAGLQDQITFLLCDYRQIPNKDKYDRIISCGMLEHVGHDFIGEFFTCCDSALAENGLLVLQFISIPDERYEEYRQSSDFIKEYIFPGGCLPALSRVTSDMAAASRLCVEHLEEIGIHYYQTLRCWRNNFLKNKSQICSLGFDDKFIRTWEYYFDYCAAGFKTCTIGDYQIVFSRPGNVAVFGDPYYYSPSDYYIVI